Within the Streptomyces sp. NBC_00554 genome, the region GGTCCAGCAGATCCTCAATCTCGGCCGTATGAAACAGATCCCGCGTCGCAACCTCAAGCCCCGCCTGGGACTCCGCCCTCAACTCGGCCGCGCCTTGGATGAGTTCGTGGATCTCGTTCTCCACGGCGTCCCCGAAGCGCGGTACCGGCAGGTCCTCGATGTGGTGCGGCTCGATGTGCTTGACGGCCGATCCGTACACCCCTTCCTTGACGAGCACTTCACCAAACCGACTGGCGAGGAAGGCGTACAAGTACCCAGACTGGATCTTGTCCTGATCAGGTGCGACCTTGATGACGTGCTGCGAGGACCAGGCACCGGCCATGTCCGGACGCGCGTACGCTCTCCGCCCGGCGTTGAACCCCGAGCAGGCGATCAAGGTCATCCCGGGCTCAAGCTTCAGATAATGCAGCTGCCTCGACTCTGCATCGATCTTCCTGAGCCGGGGAACCCCGCCCAGGTCAGCGACGAGCATGTCCTTGCTACCGATGAACGGCACGCTGTGGCCGGGATCGGTGAGGTACACCCGTTTGAACATCGGCCCGTTGAAGATGCCCCCAGCATGCCCCGCCGTGACCTCCTTCAACGGAACCTTCTCCACCGGTAGCCGCTCCAGCAGCCGCTGCGTCGTGAACGCCCCCGACAGATAGGGCTTGGCGTCCAGCCGCAGCCCCTGCCGAACCATCCACCCCCGCCGCGCCGGATTCCCCGCCTCGGCGACCTTCACGCCGTCTCCCCCTTCTTCCAGGGGAGCTCATGCCCATGCTCCTTCAAGAACTCGTGGTACGAGTCGATCACGTTGGGCCGCACGACGTCCTGCGCGCCCCGGTCCCGCAGGGCCATGAGGTCGTTGTCCGGGATCCGCTTGCGCCGCTCGATCTGCCGGGGGACGACGACGTTCCCGATGTAGATGTCGTCGTTCTCCGTGTACTGCTGCCACTCGTACTCGCCGCGCGCGTCCCGGACGTACAGCCGGTTGCCGCGCCGGTCGTGGCCGACCTTCTCGACGACGGCCATGAACACCGGATAGTCGGCGGGGCCGTACAACCGCTCCTCGGTCTTCTCCTGCTCGGTCTTCTTCCGCAGGAACAGCATCGTGGTGAGGATGTTGACGCCGGCGCCGAACACGAAGGGCTCCACGGGGAGTTCGACGCTGGCCATCACCCAGCACTCCTCAAGGATGTACCGCCGTACCGCCTCGTCGTCGGGGCCGGGGTTGGACAGGATGCCGTTGGGCAGGACGATCCCGATGCGCCCGCCGGGCTTGACCCACTCCACACACTTCTGCACGAAGAGCCGCTCGGGCGGGACGGAGGATGCCTCCTTGCCGCGCTTGAGCGAGCCGTCGCCCTTCTCCTTGTCCTTGGTCCAGTCGTAGGCGATGCTTGCCTGCTTCTCCCCGCCGAACTCGTCCGTCCGGAACAGCTCCAGGGTCGACCCGGTGACGGGAATGTCGGTGCCGAAGGGCGGGTTGGTGAGCAGGACGTCGACCTGTCCGATGCCGACGCGGTTCTCACGCTCCATGGCGGGCCCGTGGCCGGGCTTGTCCTGGCTCCCGCGGGGGAACCTGAGGGAGTCCACCTGGAAGGTGTTGCCCTTGGCCTCCGTCAGCATCATCAGGCCGAAGGAGGCGGCGCGGGTGAGGAAGGGGTCGAAGTCCATGCCGAAGACCCGGTCCTTGGCATACCGCGCGAGTTCCGGGCGGTACTTCGTCTCTTCCTCGGCCTTCTCCTGCACGGAGAGGCCTCGTCCGAAGTCGGGCAGCGCCTCCCGGTGAAGGACATGCAGCAGCGTCTCGCGCAGGAAGCCGCCGGTGCCGCAGCACGGGTCGAGAACGGTCTCGTCGAGCTGGGGGTCGAGCAGTTCGACCATGAAGCGGGTCGCGACGTTCGGGGTGAAGTACTGGCCGCGGTCACCGCGCAGGTTATCGCCTACGAGTTCCTGGTAGGCGGTGCCGAGCGCGTCGAGGGAGGTGCCGAGCAGGGTGTACGTGGACAGTTCACCGGCGATGAAGGTGAGAGCGGCCTCGTTGAGAGTGAGCCGGTCGTACTCGCTGAACTCGTCCGTATGGTCCTTCTTGAACTCTTCGAAGAGGTCCTTCACGCGCTGGGCGACGGCGGGGTTGCCCGCGTCGCTCTTCGCCAGCTCCACCAGCTCCGTGGTGTCGACGTAGAAGCGGGGGTCCTGTCCCTCCCGCACCAGCTTCTCGTCGTGCAGCTTGGCGAACAGGACGTAGAGGAACTGCCAGAACGCGGCGTCCTTGGGCAGGCCCTCGTTGCCGTGGATGAAGTCGTGGCAGCGGCGGAACGCGAACTTGAGCATCGTCTCGTCGGCACTGCGCATGATGCCGAGCGAGGAGATGTTGCCCTGGGCGTCGAAGAGGGTGGCGTCGCCGCGCGGCCAGTTCGCCAGCGGCAGGTACTCGTCCTCGAAGCGGTTCGGGTCGCGGCGGATGAAGTAGAGGTCCTTGTCGTCCGTCCACATGCCGTACACGCACTCGGGCCCGGCCGCGTGCATCAGGTCGGCGACCTCGTCGATCTGTTCCTTGGCCCGCGCGAACGTGCGGATCTTGGAGACGGTACGACTGTCGTTGCGGGGCGGCTTGATGACTACGATCCGGCGGATGTCCTCCCGCTTGGGCTCCGTGCCGGGCTTGATCGAGCCGTGCTCGAAGATCGCGATACTCGCGCGCTTGCGCGACTTGCGGCCGGTCTTCCGATTCTCCACCTGGAGCGGGAAGTCGGCCCGCATGTCGCGCGGGTCGATGCCGTACTGATGGACGAGCGCCCGGGCGATGCGCTGCCGGACCTCCTCCATCGGGGTGTGCTTGACGACCTTCTCGCCGGAGATGTAGTCGAAGATCTCGTCGTCCTGGAGCTTGCGCGGCCCCGCGCTCTCCTCCGACGCCGACTGCGCACGCCCCCTGCCGGACGCCTTCGGCCTCGCCTTGGCCGACGGCGCCGGCCTCCGCCCGCCCTCTCCGGGAATGTCGAAGCCCAGCTGTTCCTCACTCATCGCGCCCGCGTCCACCTTGTCCCGTATCACCACGCTTCACACCGCCTGCGTCATCCGGCGGCATCGCCCAAGACTAGGGCAGCGCGGAACCGGTTCCTCTCCGTTCCACGTCGAACACCTGCCGTCACGCCCGCCAGTCGCGTCAGTCGGCGGCGCCGCCGTTCTCCCTCAGCCCCTTCGCGATGTCGACCAGCGCCCCGAGCTCCGGCACATGCCAATGCCGGGTGCCCTGCACCTGCTGATCGTTGCCCATCGCCGTCCGCCGCATCAGACGCACCAGCGTGGAGGGGGCGTACGCCTTGCCGTCCGCAGCCCACACGAGCGGCTTGACCTTGTTGTTCTGCCAGGTGGCCCGAGCCCTCGTCGGGTCCTCCTCAATCCACCGGGGCAGCTGCCTGCGCTCCGGACCGGTCACCGGACGGAACTCCAGGACCGTCCCGTCCTGGAGGTGCTCCGCGTCGACGATCACCCATACCGCGTTGGTCACACGCCCACCGGTTCCGGGCTCTTGGTCCAGCCTGGACTCCGCGTCGCTGGGCGGTTCCTCGTTGCCGAGGACCCGGGCGTACAGGCCATCGGTCACCAGCAGGGCACGATCCTCAGCCCGGACCGCCGTACCGAGCTGGCTGTTGCGGCCGTACGCGCCGTCGATGACGATCACCATCCAGGCGAGGGCGCGCCGCACCCGGTCCGGCACCTCGGCGAGACGTGCCTCCCACGCCACGTCCGCCTCCTTCTCCTCATCGAGGTCCGCGACGCCCATCGCCCGGTAGAGCACATGAGTGATCAGCAGATCCCCGTAGGAGGCGGCACCCGCCAGGCGGCCGATGGCACTCTCCTTCTCCCGTTCCAGCGCCTCCCGCACCTCGCGCAGCATCTGGACGCAGCGCCACACCCGATGGGCGGTCGGCTGCGGCCCGAAGAGCTGCCGGTAGGTGCTTGCTCCCCACAGGGCCGAGGCGTCCCGCTTGGCCTGAGCGGCGAGAGCGGGAGAGTGGGCGGCGGCGAGGGCGATGGCCGCCTCCTCCATCGTGCACCCCTCGTCGTGGGCAGGGTCGGGCTCCCCACGCTTGATCACGTACTGGAGGCCCAGCGAGAGTGCGAAGTCGTGCCGGAGATCGAACTGTTCGGGCCTGCGCGACCGGAAGTCCCGCTCCTGGGTGGGGTTCTGGGTGTTGGCGGCCACGGTGACACGGTCACCGAAGTCCTCGGGGCAGTCCTCCAAGGAGATGATCCGCACCAGAAGTCGCCCAAGGGCGGCCTTGCCGGGCTTCTGCCGCATCGCGCGGTGCACGGCGCTCACCGTCTGCGCTCCGTTGATGAGACTGGCGCCCTCCAGCCGGAAGCCGGCACCGGCCCCCGCCACCGGGGCACCCTTGCCGTGCTTGCGGATCCGGTCGCAGAGCAGCGTGATCCCGTTGCTCAAGTACCAGAAGTGTTCAGGCTCCTTGACCAGGGTGGCGCGAATCTTGTCGTTGACGTCGCTGACATCGAGAGCGTCGCGGATGTTGCGCGCCGTGAGGTGACGCCCGTGATCGTCGTACCACCCGGCGACCGCCTCGGCGGAGACCGTTCCGTAGTAGGCGGTGTAAGGGGAATCGATTTTCCCTACGCCGTCGACCTGCACGTCCAAGTCGACCTTCCGCTCGGCATGCTCGCCCAGGATCTCCCGGTGCAGATCGCGCAGGTTGATGACCTTGAGCTCCACGAGGTCGTCATCGAGGTTGTGCTTGTCGACCACCTCGTTGAGGAAGTCTTTGGTGTTCTGGTGCAGATCGGTGCCGGTCACGAGCGCCAGCACCAGGGTCACCTTGGGCGAGGGGCTGTTGAGCGCTGCGTCTATGGCGGCCGAATGCCGGTCGATCTTGCTGCCGAAGCGATGGAACTCCAGTTCCAGCAGGTAGTCGAGCCCACGCATCAACGCGGCGGCATCATGCTCGCCGAAGCCGGCCTCACCCTTGTCACTCCACTTCGCCTGCACAAGGGTGACCTGCTGCCGGTCGCCTCGCTGTTGCACCGCGACCGCGTCGATGCCCTTGTCCGTAGAGCTGTCGATCACGGATCGGGCAGCCTCTTCGTCGGAACATGCCGTCTCGATCTTGACCGCCAGCGCGGCCACCGCACGGCTCAGGAACATGTGCTCCTCATCCGGCCGCTCCGCGACATCCTCCATGTCGACCAGCGACCGGAACCGATCAGTCAGCTTCCTGCGCAGGTTCCGGACCTGAACCGGGTACGCCACGGGTTCCCCCCGACTTCATGAATTCATTCGAGACGGCACGCCCTTCCGAGCGCCGCCGCCGACGAGGCTATCCCGGCAGCCGACAGGTGTTCCTTCCGTTTCGACGGAACGCCTGGATCCCTGCACAGCAGCCACGCCCGCATATACATACAGTCGAATGAATTGCACACAAGAGTAATCTCGTGCCACCATGTGCACATGGTTGAGATCGCCATCAGCGCCGCCCGCTCCCAGCTCGGCGACTTGGTCCGCCGCGCCGCCCACGGCCGCGAGACCATCGCCCTCACCGACCACGGCCACGTCGCCGCCCTCCTCGTATCACCTCAGGTGATAGAGGATTTCGAGGACGCCCTCGCCCTCGCCGACTATCAGCGACGCAAGGCCGAGGGAACGCTTGAGCCGGGCATCCCCATGGCCGAGGTCCGCAGGCGACTGGGGCTTGAACAGCAGTGACCTACGAGATCATCTTCGAACCGCGCGCCCTCGACTCCGCAGTGCGGTTCCTGAAGGAAGACCCGAGTGGTCTCGCTCTACTCCTCGACACCATCGACAAACTGGCCCATGACCCTCGGCCAGCTGCGTCGATTCCCTACGGATCACCCGACGTCCGCCGGCTGCATGTCGGCGACTACCGGGTTCTGTACGTCATCGAACACAACGTGATCCGCATCGTGATCACCCACCTCGGCCGCACGGCTTGAGGGTTCAGTCAAACAAGAGAGCCGCGCCTCCCCTCCGTCCAGGGGAAGCGCGGCTCTCTTCTCGTTCA harbors:
- a CDS encoding restriction endonuclease subunit S codes for the protein MKVAEAGNPARRGWMVRQGLRLDAKPYLSGAFTTQRLLERLPVEKVPLKEVTAGHAGGIFNGPMFKRVYLTDPGHSVPFIGSKDMLVADLGGVPRLRKIDAESRQLHYLKLEPGMTLIACSGFNAGRRAYARPDMAGAWSSQHVIKVAPDQDKIQSGYLYAFLASRFGEVLVKEGVYGSAVKHIEPHHIEDLPVPRFGDAVENEIHELIQGAAELRAESQAGLEVATRDLFHTAEIEDLLDLRWHERGRDLGFAQPGVTATSLRALNFQPRARRILERLEERECVSLGEVCEGGMLGSGVRFKRIDAEPGHGAVRLIGQRQAFWLRPEGRWISSDQAPPGIFATDETVMIAAQGTLGENEVFCRPFLVTGSWLDHAYSQHFLRVIPGDPRFSGAYLFALLRSEPMFRLLRSMSVGGKQQDLHEELRKNVPVPVLTQTDRDRIAATVRAAYKKRDEADRKEDLALAKLEEAVTG
- a CDS encoding N-6 DNA methylase is translated as MSEEQLGFDIPGEGGRRPAPSAKARPKASGRGRAQSASEESAGPRKLQDDEIFDYISGEKVVKHTPMEEVRQRIARALVHQYGIDPRDMRADFPLQVENRKTGRKSRKRASIAIFEHGSIKPGTEPKREDIRRIVVIKPPRNDSRTVSKIRTFARAKEQIDEVADLMHAAGPECVYGMWTDDKDLYFIRRDPNRFEDEYLPLANWPRGDATLFDAQGNISSLGIMRSADETMLKFAFRRCHDFIHGNEGLPKDAAFWQFLYVLFAKLHDEKLVREGQDPRFYVDTTELVELAKSDAGNPAVAQRVKDLFEEFKKDHTDEFSEYDRLTLNEAALTFIAGELSTYTLLGTSLDALGTAYQELVGDNLRGDRGQYFTPNVATRFMVELLDPQLDETVLDPCCGTGGFLRETLLHVLHREALPDFGRGLSVQEKAEEETKYRPELARYAKDRVFGMDFDPFLTRAASFGLMMLTEAKGNTFQVDSLRFPRGSQDKPGHGPAMERENRVGIGQVDVLLTNPPFGTDIPVTGSTLELFRTDEFGGEKQASIAYDWTKDKEKGDGSLKRGKEASSVPPERLFVQKCVEWVKPGGRIGIVLPNGILSNPGPDDEAVRRYILEECWVMASVELPVEPFVFGAGVNILTTMLFLRKKTEQEKTEERLYGPADYPVFMAVVEKVGHDRRGNRLYVRDARGEYEWQQYTENDDIYIGNVVVPRQIERRKRIPDNDLMALRDRGAQDVVRPNVIDSYHEFLKEHGHELPWKKGETA
- a CDS encoding AIPR family protein; amino-acid sequence: MAYPVQVRNLRRKLTDRFRSLVDMEDVAERPDEEHMFLSRAVAALAVKIETACSDEEAARSVIDSSTDKGIDAVAVQQRGDRQQVTLVQAKWSDKGEAGFGEHDAAALMRGLDYLLELEFHRFGSKIDRHSAAIDAALNSPSPKVTLVLALVTGTDLHQNTKDFLNEVVDKHNLDDDLVELKVINLRDLHREILGEHAERKVDLDVQVDGVGKIDSPYTAYYGTVSAEAVAGWYDDHGRHLTARNIRDALDVSDVNDKIRATLVKEPEHFWYLSNGITLLCDRIRKHGKGAPVAGAGAGFRLEGASLINGAQTVSAVHRAMRQKPGKAALGRLLVRIISLEDCPEDFGDRVTVAANTQNPTQERDFRSRRPEQFDLRHDFALSLGLQYVIKRGEPDPAHDEGCTMEEAAIALAAAHSPALAAQAKRDASALWGASTYRQLFGPQPTAHRVWRCVQMLREVREALEREKESAIGRLAGAASYGDLLITHVLYRAMGVADLDEEKEADVAWEARLAEVPDRVRRALAWMVIVIDGAYGRNSQLGTAVRAEDRALLVTDGLYARVLGNEEPPSDAESRLDQEPGTGGRVTNAVWVIVDAEHLQDGTVLEFRPVTGPERRQLPRWIEEDPTRARATWQNNKVKPLVWAADGKAYAPSTLVRLMRRTAMGNDQQVQGTRHWHVPELGALVDIAKGLRENGGAAD
- a CDS encoding type II toxin-antitoxin system Phd/YefM family antitoxin is translated as MVEIAISAARSQLGDLVRRAAHGRETIALTDHGHVAALLVSPQVIEDFEDALALADYQRRKAEGTLEPGIPMAEVRRRLGLEQQ
- a CDS encoding type II toxin-antitoxin system RelE/ParE family toxin, translating into MTYEIIFEPRALDSAVRFLKEDPSGLALLLDTIDKLAHDPRPAASIPYGSPDVRRLHVGDYRVLYVIEHNVIRIVITHLGRTA